In one window of Harpia harpyja isolate bHarHar1 chromosome 11, bHarHar1 primary haplotype, whole genome shotgun sequence DNA:
- the B3GALT2 gene encoding beta-1,3-galactosyltransferase 2 — MLQWRRRHCCFAKMTWNTKRSLFRTHLIGLISLVFLFAMFLFFNHHDWLPGRAGFKENPMAYTIRGFRSTKSETNHSSIRNVWKDTVPQTLRPQTVTNSNNTDLSPQGVTGLENTLSANGSIYNKKGTGHPTSYHFKYIINEPEKCQEKTPFLILLIAAEPGQVEARQAIRQTWGNESLTPGIQIVRIFLLGLSIKINGYLQRTILEESRQYHDIIQQEYLDTYYNLTIKTLMGMNWVASYCPHVPYVMKTDSDMFVNTEYLIHKLLKPELPPRHKYFTGYLMRGYAPNRNKDSKWYMPPDLYPSERYPVFCSGTGYVFSGDLAEKIFKVSLSIRRLHLEDVYVGICLAKLRIDPMPPPNEFVFNHWRVSYSSCKYSHLITSHQFQPSELIKYWNHLQQNKHNACANAAKEKAGKYRHRKLH; from the coding sequence ATGCTTCAGTGGAGAAGGCGACACTGCTGCTTTGCAAAGATGACCTGGAATACCAAAAGGTCTCTGTTTCGCACCCATCTCATTGGCCTGATCtctcttgtatttctttttgctatgtttctgttctttaatCATCACGACTggctgccaggcagggctgggttCAAAGAAAATCCCATGGCTTACACTATACGAGGATTTAGATCTACAAAAAGCGAGACAAACCACAGCTCTATAAGGAACGTGTGGAAAGACACCGTACCTCAGACGCTCAGGCCTCAAACTGTCACCAACTCCAACAACACGGATCTGTCACCACAAGGAGTAACTGGTTTGGAAAATACCCTCAGTGCCAATGGAAGTATTTACAACAAGAAAGGTACTGGGCATCCGACTTCATATCATTTCAAATACATCATCAATGAGCCTGAGAAGTGCCAGGAGAAGACCCCTTTTCTAATATTGCTCATAGCTGCAGAGCCAGGCCAGGTAGAAGCTAGACAAGCTATTCGACAAACTTGGGGTAACGAAAGCCTGACACCTGGCATCCAGATTGTTCGTATTTTTTTGCTGGGGTTAAGCATCAAGATAAATGGATACCTCCAGCGTACCATACTAGAGGAAAGCAGACAGTACCATGACATCATTCAACAAGAGTACTTAGACACCTACTATAATTTAACCATTAAAACTCTGATGGGAATGAACTGGGTTGCATCTTACTGTCCACATGTTCCGTATGTTATGAAAACTGACAGTGATATGTTTGTCAATACTGAATATTTAATACACAAGCTTCTGAAACCAGAACTTCCTCCAAGGCACAAGTATTTTACAGGTTATTTAATGAGAGGTTATGCACCTAACAGGAACAAGGATAGTAAGTGGTATATGCCACCTGATTTGTATCCAAGTGAACGTTATCCTGTATTCTGCTCTGGAACTGGTTATGTTTTTTCTGGAGATTTAGcagaaaaaatctttaaagtcTCCTTAAGCATCAGACGTTTACATTTAGAGGATGTATATGTGGGGATCTGTCTTGCCAAGCTGCGAATTGACCCTATGCCTCCGCCCAATGAGTTTGTCTTCAATCACTGGCGAGTTTCTTACTCCAGCTGTAAATATAGCCACCTAATTACCTCCCATCAGTTCCAACCTAGTGAACTGATCAAATACTGGAACCACTTACAACAAAATAAGCACAATGCCTGTGCcaatgcagcaaaagaaaaagcaggcaaGTATCGCCATCGTAAACTGCACTAG